Proteins encoded in a region of the Aptenodytes patagonicus chromosome Z, bAptPat1.pri.cur, whole genome shotgun sequence genome:
- the PRXL2C gene encoding peroxiredoxin-like 2C: MAGPPAPPVTQQVGSARGCGQRPEPGELREAARCRVVDADGRSIPFKALYGEQKAIVVFVRNFLCYTCKEYVEDLAKVPKAFLQEANVRLVVIGQSSYHHIKPFCSLTGYTHEMYVDPQREIYKTLGMKRGEGNNVSVRSPHVKSNTLLGSIRSTWRAMTGPAFDFQGDPAQQGGALILGPGNEVHFLHLDKNRLDHVPINTVLQLAGVKTVNFTNKPQIIHI; encoded by the exons ATGGCCGGGCCGCCGGCGCCCCCCGTCACGCAGCAGGTCGGCAGcgcgcggggctgcgggcagcggccGGAGCCGGGGGAGCTGCGGGAGGCCGCCCGCTGCCGGGTGGTGGACGCGGACGGGAGGAGCATCCCCTTCAAGGCCCTGTACGGGGAGCAAAAGGCGATCGTGGTGTTCGTGCGG AATTTTTTATGTTACACCTGTAAGGAGTATGTAGAAGACCTGGCAAAAGTCCCCAAGGCGTTTTTACAA GAAGCAAATGTGAGGCTTGTAGTTATTGGACAGTCATCTTACCATCACATCAAG CCCTTTTGCAGTTTAACTGGGTATACGCATGAAATGTATGTAGATCCACAAAGGGAAATTTATAAAACGCTTGGCATGAAAAGAGGTGAAGGTAATAATGTATCAG TGCGGAGCCCTCATGTGAAGTCAAATACGCTACTGGGAAGCATTAGGAGTACATGGAGAGCAATGACTGGCCCGGCTTTTGATTTTCAAGGAGACCCCGCTCAGCAGGGAGGAGCTTTGATTTTAGGCCCAG GCAATGAAGTTCATTTTTTGCACCTTGATAAAAACAGGCTGGATCATGTTCCCATTAACACAGTTTTGCAGCTGGCAGGTGTTAAAACAGTAAATTTCACAAACAAACCTCAGATTATTCACATATGA